ATCAACATCATCTTTTAGACTCTTTATCTCATCCACACTTTTATCACTCAAAAGCTCATAGTATCTCCACATAAGATCATCGCTAATGCTTAAAATTTTACCAAACATATCATTTGCATTATCCGTTACTCCTATATAATTACCCAAGCTTTTACTCATCTTATTTACGCCGTCAAGCCCCTCGAGAAGTGGCATCATTATAACGGCTTGCTCTTTTCCGACATTATAAATTCTTTGCAGGGTTCTGCCCATTAAAAGGTTAAATTTCTGATCGGTTCCTCCCATCTCTATATCGCATTTCATCGCCACACTATCATAGCCTTGCAAAAGAGGATATAAAAACTCACTTATTGATATGGAGCTACCAGCCTTAAATCTCTTCTCAAAATCATCACGCTCAAGCATTCTAGCTACAGGAAAAGTACTTGTTAATTCAACAATACCTGCCGCTCCAAGCTCGTTACACCACTTTGAGTTAAACATTATGACGGTTTTCTTAGGATCTAAAATTTTAAAAACCTGCTCTTCATAAGTTTTAGCATTTTTAGCCACAGTCTCTTTGTCAAGCTTTTTTCTAGTAGCTGATTTACCGCTTGGATCGCCTATTTGACCAGTAAAATCTCCTATTAAAAACTGCACTACAGCTCCATGCTTTTGAAGAAATGCCATTTTAGTAAGCACTACGGAGTGACCCAAGTGAAGGTCTGGCGCAGTAGGATCAAAGCCTGCTTTTACATAAAAATTTTCGCCTTTTTCATAATATCTTTTTACAAGCTCTATAACCTGCTCTTCGCCAATTATCTCTGCAACACCCTTTTTTATCTCGTCTATAATTTTTGCAATATCAGCCACTTCTTCTCCTTAAATTTTAATTATACGCATCATCAAGAGATACAAATTCCATTATCTTATAACGATCTCTTAGTCTATCTTTAATTTCATTCACATCCAAATTTTCATTAAGCTCTATAGTTAGATTAAATACATCCGCAGCAATATCGTTTGCTTCAGAAAGCGTTATAGTAACTAGATCCACTTGCAATCTAGCTATATATGTCAAAAACTCCGCCAAAGAACCACGGCGATTTTCA
This Campylobacter sp. RM16192 DNA region includes the following protein-coding sequences:
- the tyrS gene encoding tyrosine--tRNA ligase, coding for MADIAKIIDEIKKGVAEIIGEEQVIELVKRYYEKGENFYVKAGFDPTAPDLHLGHSVVLTKMAFLQKHGAVVQFLIGDFTGQIGDPSGKSATRKKLDKETVAKNAKTYEEQVFKILDPKKTVIMFNSKWCNELGAAGIVELTSTFPVARMLERDDFEKRFKAGSSISISEFLYPLLQGYDSVAMKCDIEMGGTDQKFNLLMGRTLQRIYNVGKEQAVIMMPLLEGLDGVNKMSKSLGNYIGVTDNANDMFGKILSISDDLMWRYYELLSDKSVDEIKSLKDDVDSGKAHPKAVKEALALEITARYHGESVANEAKAEFDRVHTQNQIPAELEEFNLKAPVWIVEALVHCKLSSTNSQARRDISANAVSIDQKKISDEQLKLGVGEYILQVGKRKFAKLKVVDGV